Sequence from the Equus caballus isolate H_3958 breed thoroughbred chromosome 6, TB-T2T, whole genome shotgun sequence genome:
ATATCTCCATCAAATAAACAGTATCATTAGCTCTAGTTTACGGACAAGGGGAAATCTGGAGCTTTGGTGGATTAAGCAACTTGTGCAGTTGCTTGGTTGTAAATGTAAAAATGGTGGGGCCAGGATTTTAAACCCAGGGCTCTGCCCTTAACTGCAAAGCCCCACCGAGAAGCTACAATACGGAGGACACCGCAACGGCCTTGGGCTATGAGCTCCTAAACAATGGGTATGTGGACCTCAGGACAAGCCCCGTCAGGTGCCCAGGCCAGAGCAAACGAACACGGGCACCAAACTAATCTATGTTACCTCAGCACTGCAAAGAATCAATGTGCCAATGCATGGAGGCCCAGAGACACCCTGTGACTTGCCTACAGTCACACAGCAGGTCTGTGTTAAATGATCCTGGATGATCACGACCCTGTGGGTCTTAGAGAGCAAAAGTCCAGGGTCACAGTGGCTTGACTCTCACCGAGTAACATGAGCCAAGGGTTCAAATCTCATCTTGTCGCCAAAGCTCTCGGTTTCCCTTCTAAAACTTTGCGGTGATATACAAGAGGAATGAGATGCCTGGGGTTCTGGGTCCGGCCTTCCCTGCTGCCCCAtcctgctgcctcctccatgGCTTGCCCATCTTCAATCCAAACCTCCTACCTTTAGTTCGCGGGAAGCCACTTTGAAGGCAAGGTCAGTGACGCTGCCGGCGGCCCAACGGGCTGCATTGGAGGAGTGCAGCTCATTCCAGATGGTGTCAGTATCCACCTGTGGGGGCCAGAGTCAGGGCCCGCATCATCCAAGGCTTCCCACAGGAGCCAGGGCCCATGGGGTGGTGCCCATCCCACGGCCAAGACcccaggggcagggagctgggcagACAGTGCTGCCTCCCCAGTGCCCCACCGCCCAAAGGCAAGGCCTCCTGTGTCCCCCAATCCCAGCATGACTTCTCCTTCCCAGCTTCAGTCCACATCACTGGCCTGTTTCTGGCCAGCACTCTGCAGGCAGCATCGTGCCTGCCTCCCCGGTCAGAGGAGGGGGCATGGCGTTACCTGGGCGGGACTTGGGGTTTGGGCCGGGAGGGGGTTTTAAGCCCCAGCTGACTCTGCTCAGGCCCTGCGGGACGGTCGGAGCTCGAGGGGCCGTCTGCACCACTGTCTTCCACTCAGGGCCCCTAGCCCAGGCTGGGGGGCCCCCCAAACCCAGTCCCTGGGCCTCAAGGCTAGGGAGGGGCCGGGGGGCAtgatggggagatggggagggcgAGGCGGACCAAGAGAGgcgaggaaggcagagagagtcgcaagaggctggagaaagagagagagagagagacagagagggagaggtgggaggagaaaacagaagcaacaaTAGTTGGAAAAATCAGAAAGTGGCAAGAAATGGGAAGTCGTGAATGGGGCGCTGACTGGCTCCCAACAGCCCCCCAGCTACAGCTCCCATTTCCCTCCAGAACTGggcctccagccctgcctccacACACCTGGCTGGGAAACCACTGCGGGGGCCTTTCCAGGAGAGGAGAGCACTgccagaggaggcaggaagcccccaagcagggtgaggagggagggaggaaagctgGGGAATGGGAGGGAAGTGCCTGCGTCACCAAGGACACTGGAGGCACCCCCACTGACCCGGCTCAGGCACCCCGACTCTGCCCGGAGGCGGCAGCGTGGAATGGCCCATGTGACCACCGGGATCTTACGACAGGAGATGACCCTGAGCCCCCATCTTGGCCCTGCTCTTGAGCCTCACTCAACATTTACCAAACACCTTCTAAGTGCGAGACACAGGGCTCCTCATTCAGGAGACACTGATGGGTCAAGGACACACCTGTCCACAAGGAGCTTCTAGCCAGCAGAGGGGCATTAGGGGACAGTCCCTCGCCCGCAGGCTCTGGCAGAAGCACAAGAACAAGCtggcaggggctgggcctgggagaACGGAAGGGAGGAGATCCGAGAGCCCATGGCAATGCCTGCTCGAGACCCCCGGGCACACTTACCCCAACCCCACCACAGGGCAGCATCACAAACATCCGCTGTGCCAGGAGCCCTGCGGGGAGAGGCCCAGTGAGTGTGAGCTGAGCCCTCTCAGGCCCCTGCCTGGCGGGAGCAGGGAGGCCCTGCAGGGAGGGCCAGGGCGGGCACGCAGggcggggtggggctgggcagcaGGGGCCTAGGAGAGGATTGGGGATGTCCGGAATGCTGGAGGGACaggctgggcagagctgggacacaAGCGCACAGGGAGTGGGCGGACTGGGTGAGCCTGGGGAGGTGTGGTGGGGGGCCCCAGACGCCATTGGGCCCCTACCTGCCAGCTTCCCGTTGTCCAGTTTGAGGCGGCTGAGCGGGTTGGTGCCATAGAGGAGCACGTGCCGCTCGGAATGCACAGACTGCAGCTCCTCCAGGGAGGCCTTCCGGCCCCGGAGACACTGGGGAAGGCCCACAGAGCTCAGCCCCCGCTCAGCCCCTTGCCTGCACGACCGCCACCCGCCTGGCCCCTCATCTGCTGGCTCCAgggcctcccaccccctccctgccctcactcTCCCCTCTTCCGATTCCCGATTTCGAAGCCCACACCCTGCCTCCTCACCTCACACTGGCTCCGCAGCCCCCGCTCCTGCAGCCGGGACCAGATGCTCTGGATGCGGCCAGCATGCTCTGGGTGCCTGCTGTTGTCTCCGCAGGAACACTGGTGCTTCAGCATTACGGAGTCATAGACCAGCCCTGCCGGGAGCAGGGGTCAGGGCCCAGATCGCAGATGGATCtcctccacccttcccctctgggccaTGGGCTGCAGACGGAGCACATGCCAGTACCCCACAGCCAGCGCCCACATGGAGCCAGGCCCGGCAACCCCCCTACACCCGCACAGTCCCGCATACCCCATCGTGCCCCTTCACACCCGTACGCACACCCCCAGCCACTTACCCAGGCAGCCTCAGGCACCTCACACACACCCCAACACAGCCCCAGACAACACGACTGCCACATGGCCACTGCCTTCCCAACACATTGACCTCCTCACGAGGCCCAATACGTCTACCATGACCTCAAGAGCTCAGAGCCTAACAAAGGGAGGCCTGCTGTCAGGGTCTCACCCTGGATGTAACAACCCAATTAGGCTAGCAAGGGGGAGTGAGAGGAGAAAGAATCCCTCAGAAACTCCCAAACTGGGCGCTGGCAAGTCCACAGTGACACTGGGCCCCATGCGACAAGACAGACGCAGTTTTGGGGAAGTGACTGTTTCAGCCTGACCAGCGGGACGCCCAGAGGAGGGCCCTGCATTCTGCCGGAGGGAGGGTCCCTTTCAGCGCGTCTTGGATATGGGGATCTTCAAAACCCTCACACCATTTGACCCAGGGAGGCCACTCCTTAAGTGACCCTTGGGAAGCAATCCCAGTGATGAGTGAAGATTTATGTACAATAAAAATCCAAATGAGGGAAAACGAGCAATCATCTGACTGCCCAACCAAGAAGAaatctttaagtaaaaataaaataccatgatgaaatactataaaaatctcatttttaaagattaattacATCACCATGTGTTCATAATATGTTCACTGAATCAGGCAGGGGACAAAACGTAGTCCACGTGTTTAGGGAATTCGTACGTGTACCTATGTCTAGAACAAAGACTGATGAAAGAGAGCAGCATTTGATAGCAGCTGCCTCTGGGTGGTGAGATACTGGTTGGTGATTTTTATGATATTcttatgcttttctgtatttttcaaaacttcTAAAATGCTTTTGAGTTCTTTTGACaacagaacaaaaataataaacatcattTTTGAAAGGCTGAACTAGCTGTCAAGAGAGCCAAATTCTTTGCCTGGCCCCATGCCAGCTTGCTATGTGACCAGGAGCTTGTCGCCTTAGATTTCCTGAGCCTGGgtctcctcacctgtgaaatgagaatCATCACCTGCTTCATGGGACGCTGTGTGGATCTAACAAGACCAAGAGAGTGCTCTGTGGCTCGAAAAAATGTCCTGACACCGTGACACAGACCTGGACACATGCCCCGAGCCTCCGTGTGCCCCCAGCCCCATCATCCCACCCGATGCTTGTCTGGTTCTTACCTGTGGTGAAGGGCAGGGTCCTGGCGGGGGTCTCTGAGCTGGGCAGGACGCGGGCCTGGCTGGCAGGCTCTGGGGTTGGCAGTGAGGCAGGCGCAGCTGGGGACGACTGAGCCCTGGACAGGGGCCGGTGACTGCCCTGGGCCAGGGGAAGCAGCACAGAGTCCCCAGTGCTGCCCCGGGGGAGCCGCCCAGCCAGTCGCTGATGGTCCCAGAGGAACACCTGAGGGACACAGGGGCCCTCAGTCCCCAGGTGCTCAGGAtcctctgccctctgcttctGCCCAAGGTCTTGGGAACCTCTAGGCAGGCCCCTCTTTGGAGAGATTCCAGGATGCATCTAGCCTTGCCTCCCAGCAGGACTCTGGCCTTTGACTATCTGAGCCCCTTGTCCCACCAGCTCCCCCAAGGTCTGCACCCCAGACTGACCACCCCATTCCACCAGAGCTCCCTGGGCCCACGGGACTCCAAAGCCAGAACCCAGGTGAAGGGCCTCGAGCCCAGCTCTGACCAGGGTCTCCTCGTCTCCAAGGACTATTGGACTGCCCAAGGACATGGGGACCTGGGGGAGCCACTGCACATGGGTCGTCTGCTACCACATGTTATGGGCTGAAATGCGTCCCCCTCCCACTTCATATTGATGAAGgaaatcctaacctccagtacctcagcATGTGACCCTATTTGAAGATAGGGTCTTTATAGAGGTaaccaagttaaaatgaggtcatgagggtgagcCTTAATGCAATACAACTCttgtccttataaaaaaggggAAATGTGAACACAGATGTGGACAAAAGGAAGACAGGTGAAGACACAcggagaaggcggccatctacaagccaaggagagagcctGGAAcagctccttccctcacagccctcagaaggaaccaaccctgacAACACCTAgacttcagacttctagcctccacagCTGTGAGACAAGTTTCTGTCGTTTCAGCCGCCTAGTCTGTGGTgcttgtcacagcagccctaaCGAATCAATTCCCATGGCCTGACTCACACGCGGAGAGCGCTCCGAGGGAACGTGGTTCTGCTCCACTTCCTGCCCTCACCACCTGCCTGGAGACAGCACAGCCActcacagagcagaagtactaGGACAGACATGTGTGTGGCCCTGTGAAAGGCCAGCCTCACTGCTGGACAATGGACGTGGCTTCACCCCGAGGCTGGCAGGCTGCTGGAATGCACATGTATGTGTGAgcgtgtgcatgtatgcatgcaCCTACGTGTGGATCTAGAAGGCAACCATGGGTCTCAAAGCTGTCCCCTGTACTGATAGCCTatctccctcctctccatttGCGCCAGGCCCCACAGTCTCCTGACCATGCCTTCCAAGAGACACCTGGGCACTGCCATACCTGTTGGTGCTGCTGGAGAGGAACAGGGCCCCTGGCCTCATGGTGCCCATGGCTCGACTCCCTGTGTTCCAGGCCGTCATCCCCCACCGGCCCCACTCCCCCACCATCCGTCTCTAGGTCCTCAGCCGAGGGAATCTGCCGCAGTCGGGGCTTCTCACTCTTGGctggcctctggggaggggagatgcCCGCTGAGAAGCCATGCTGGTGTGCAGGCTGTGGGCTGGGACATGTGGGCTTGGCGGGGTGGCCGCTCATCTTGGTGGGACTCCAGTGGCCATGCAGCTCTTGGCCTCCAGGAGCCACACCCTCTCTCTAGCCCTCTAGGTCCCTGCCCGTCCTAAGCCTCCTTTCTTCTTTCGGTCCCCAGGGCCCCAGTTCCGcagctcctccccacctccttcccccgTTCTCCTCACCTTGGTCAGCTGGATGTGAGGTTTGAGTCGCTCCAGGCggggctgcagggggcccagCGGTGGGGGGGCGGTGGCGCTTGGGGGCAGGGGCTCTGAGCGGGTCCGGCTCAGCGGCCTGTGGAGGCCTGACCCGGAGAGCCGTTCGGTGGTCAGGAAGGACTGGGCAAAGTGGAAGGGCAGGGGCCCAAGCCCGGGCACTGGAAAGAATGGTCGGTGGGGCATAAGGAAGGAACCAGAGGGAGGAATGAGAGGAAGcaggggcgtggggtggggggcagggactCAGCAGGGAGATGCACTGGATGGggggctgcagagggagggggcaggaagcaCGGGACCCTTCCCAAGTTGGACCCTCAGCAGGAGGCAGGGTCCAACTCCTCCCCTGGAGAAGCAGTGGGACTCACCAGTCAGCAGGGGTGCGTGAGGGGCTGAGGGATCCAGGAGGAGAATGGGCTGCAGGCGAGAGGGCAAGGGGCCCCCAGCCTCAGGCTCCAGGCCatggggcaggaagaggggagCATGGGGGCTCCCCAGGACTGGCCCCCGAGGGCCCAGAGTTAGATGGGTCCTGTGGTCACCATCCGcctgggggagaggtggggagaagtCACAGGGGAGAAGATTCGGGCAGAGAGAACATGAAGGTGATGGGGTGAGGCTGTAGGAGAAGAGGGCAAAAGAAGCCGGGAGCTCGGAGTGGGGGAGGGCGCCTCAGCCACTCACCCTGGCAGGGGCGGGCAGCCCCAGCGTGATTGCGGGCAGCAAGGACACTGTCGGCAAGGCGAACGGGGCCACAGAGGTCTCCTGCAGCCGCAGCCGCTGGCCCAAGAGCGCCTGCCAtggggagcagggcagggtcACTGGTCCCAGACCTCTCCCCTGGGCATGCCTTCCCCGGAACACCCAGGAGGCTCAGGCGGGCGCGGTTCAGACCCTGTGGCCCCGCCTGCTCAGGGCCGCTTGCTGAGAAGAAGGCTGAGCCTCAGCACTGCCCTGGAGAGCCCAGCCGGCAGGCCTTACCTCTGTGCCCAGGCCGGGGCCGGGGCCATGCTCGCTGTCATTGGGGGAGCTGCACCCCGAGGCTGGCGTGCTGCTGCTACTCGGGGAGGAGtctgagggtggggagagggaagctCAGTCAGAGCCCAGGCTCCTGTCCAGACACCCAGGAACAAACCCCTTCCCCATGGGTGGCCTCTGCTTCCTGCTTTCTTCCcagaaaggcagggagaaggcAGGCCACCACTAGACTCCAGTGCCTTCTGACACTTTTTTTTAAGGTGTCCCTTCTGCGCAGACATCAGCTCAGCCAACAGAGCAGTGGCTGGCTTTCAGCTCCAATTTGTCCCTCTGGTGAGTGCGGAGGACACACCCTGTGCAACCACACACGCAGCCCTGCAGGGGACCCCTGTCTGGGTGGGACCTGACGCAAAGAGACCACACCAGCCACACCAGCCACCCCTCGCCACCCCGCTGGCCCTCACCACCGAGGGTCTCTGCAGGCCGGCGCCGGAGACTGGGCGGGGCGCTCTCCTTTCTGAGCAGCGGATTCTTCCTCCGCTCCAGTGACTTCTTGGGCTTGTAGCGCAGCTTCAGGTTGGGCTCCGAGACTACGAGAGCACCCGTGTTACTGGGCCCCACAGCCACCTTCCTCCTTTCTGCCCATTAGCCCTCTTTCCCTGTCATCACTGAGTTAAGGCAAGAGAAGGCAGTGCcagagagaaaaccagaaaactgCCCATGTGCTGACTTTCCCCCTCCTAGCCCGGCCCTCCCTCTCCTCCGCACTCCTGACCCCGGCCAAGGCCCTTCCCCTTAACTCCCCGGGAGGTCCCCACCTGCCTGTGCCACTCACCTGTCTTACGCAGAGGGAAGTGTTCTGGGGGGTCACTGGGCAGGCTGGGAACGGGAGGCAGAAAGCTGCTGAGCATGGAGCGGGCGGCACCTTCCGTCTCCAAGGGCTCAAGAGTTCTGTGGAGTGAGTGCCAAGGCTGCTTCAGTGGGGTGGGGATGCCCAGAGACCTGGCAGCCATCTCATTCCGCACAGGCTCCTTCCCAAGCAGGGGCCCTGGGACCTGCTAGGGGAGTCGGCAGTGCACAGGCCTGGCAGTAGGGGGCCATCTCCAGGTGGCAGCATTGGGTCACTCATCCTACCAGCAGCCCACAATACAGACCTCTGATATGGGCATAGGAGCCAGGGTCCCAGGCTTGGGTGAGGCCCAGAGACACTGGGGACTCTGTC
This genomic interval carries:
- the HDAC7 gene encoding histone deacetylase 7 isoform X8; its protein translation is MDLRVGQRPTVEPPPEPTLLALQHPPRLHHHLFLTGLQPQRSAEPMRLSMDAPMPELQVGQQEQELRQLLHKDKSKRSAVASSVVKQKLAEVILKKQQAALERTVHPNSPSIPYRTLEPLETEGAARSMLSSFLPPVPSLPSDPPEHFPLRKTVSEPNLKLRYKPKKSLERRKNPLLRKESAPPSLRRRPAETLGDSSPSSSSTPASGCSSPNDSEHGPGPGLGTEALLGQRLRLQETSVAPFALPTVSLLPAITLGLPAPARADGDHRTHLTLGPRGPVLGSPHAPLFLPHGLEPEAGGPLPSRLQPILLLDPSAPHAPLLTVPGLGPLPFHFAQSFLTTERLSGSGLHRPLSRTRSEPLPPSATAPPPLGPLQPRLERLKPHIQLTKRPAKSEKPRLRQIPSAEDLETDGGGVGPVGDDGLEHRESSHGHHEARGPVPLQQHQQVFLWDHQRLAGRLPRGSTGDSVLLPLAQGSHRPLSRAQSSPAAPASLPTPEPASQARVLPSSETPARTLPFTTGLVYDSVMLKHQCSCGDNSRHPEHAGRIQSIWSRLQERGLRSQCECLRGRKASLEELQSVHSERHVLLYGTNPLSRLKLDNGKLAGLLAQRMFVMLPCGGVGVDTDTIWNELHSSNAARWAAGSVTDLAFKVASRELKNGFAVVRPPGHHADHSTAMGFCFFNSVAIACRQLQQQGKASKILIVDWDVHHGNGTQQTFYQDPSVLYISLHRHDDGNFFPGSGAVDEVGAGSGEGFNVNVAWAGGLDPPMGDPEYLAAFRIVVMPVAREFSPDLVLVSAGFDAAEGHPAPLGGYHVSAKCFGYMTQQLMSLAGGAVVLALEGGHDLTAICDASEACVAALLGNKVDPLSEEGWKQKPNLNAIRSLEAVIRVHSKYWGCMQRLASCPDSWVPRLPGADAEEVEAVTALASLSVGILAEERPSKQLVEEEEPMNL
- the HDAC7 gene encoding histone deacetylase 7 isoform X17, which produces MHSPGAGCPRPRADTPGPQPQPMDLRVGQRPTVEPPPEPTLLALQHPPRLHHHLFLTGLQPQRSAEPMRVGQQEQELRQLLHKDKSKRSAVASSVVKQKLAEVILKKQQAALERTVHPNSPSIPYRTLEPLETEGAARSMLSSFLPPVPSLPSDPPEHFPLRKTVSEPNLKLRYKPKKSLERRKNPLLRKESAPPSLRRRPAETLGDSSPSSSSTPASGCSSPNDSEHGPGPGLGTEADGDHRTHLTLGPRGPVLGSPHAPLFLPHGLEPEAGGPLPSRLQPILLLDPSAPHAPLLTVPGLGPLPFHFAQSFLTTERLSGSGLHRPLSRTRSEPLPPSATAPPPLGPLQPRLERLKPHIQLTKRPAKSEKPRLRQIPSAEDLETDGGGVGPVGDDGLEHRESSHGHHEARGPVPLQQHQQVFLWDHQRLAGRLPRGSTGDSVLLPLAQGSHRPLSRAQSSPAAPASLPTPEPASQARVLPSSETPARTLPFTTGLVYDSVMLKHQCSCGDNSRHPEHAGRIQSIWSRLQERGLRSQCECLRGRKASLEELQSVHSERHVLLYGTNPLSRLKLDNGKLAGLLAQRMFVMLPCGGVGVDTDTIWNELHSSNAARWAAGSVTDLAFKVASRELKNGFAVVRPPGHHADHSTAMGFCFFNSVAIACRQLQQQGKASKILIVDWDVHHGNGTQQTFYQDPSVLYISLHRHDDGNFFPGSGAVDEVGAGSGEGFNVNVAWAGGLDPPMGDPEYLAAFRIVVMPVAREFSPDLVLVSAGFDAAEGHPAPLGGYHVSAKCFGYMTQQLMSLAGGAVVLALEGGHDLTAICDASEACVAALLGNKVDPLSEEGWKQKPNLNAIRSLEAVIRVHSKYWGCMQRLASCPDSWVPRLPGADAEEVEAVTALASLSVGILAEERPSKQLVEEEEPMNL
- the HDAC7 gene encoding histone deacetylase 7 isoform X29; protein product: MDLRVGQRPTVEPPPEPTLLALQHPPRLHHHLFLTGLQPQRSAEPMRLSMDAPMPELQVGQQEQELRQLLHKDKSKRSAVASSVVKQKLAEVILKKQQAALERTVHPNSPSIPYRTLEPLETEGAARSMLSSFLPPVPSLPSDPPEHFPLRKTVSEPNLKLRYKPKKSLERRKNPLLRKESAPPSLRRRPAETLGDSSPSSSSTPASGCSSPNDSEHGPGPGLGTEADGDHRTHLTLGPRGPVLGSPHAPLFLPHGLEPEAGGPLPSRLQPILLLDPSAPHAPLLTVPGLGPLPFHFAQSFLTTERLSGSGLHRPLSRTRSEPLPPSATAPPPLGPLQPRLERLKPHIQLTKVFLWDHQRLAGRLPRGSTGDSVLLPLAQGSHRPLSRAQSSPAAPASLPTPEPASQARVLPSSETPARTLPFTTGLVYDSVMLKHQCSCGDNSRHPEHAGRIQSIWSRLQERGLRSQCECLRGRKASLEELQSVHSERHVLLYGTNPLSRLKLDNGKLAGLLAQRMFVMLPCGGVGVDTDTIWNELHSSNAARWAAGSVTDLAFKVASRELKNGFAVVRPPGHHADHSTAMGFCFFNSVAIACRQLQQQGKASKILIVDWDVHHGNGTQQTFYQDPSVLYISLHRHDDGNFFPGSGAVDEVGAGSGEGFNVNVAWAGGLDPPMGDPEYLAAFRIVVMPVAREFSPDLVLVSAGFDAAEGHPAPLGGYHVSAKCFGYMTQQLMSLAGGAVVLALEGGHDLTAICDASEACVAALLGNKVDPLSEEGWKQKPNLNAIRSLEAVIRVHSKYWGCMQRLASCPDSWVPRLPGADAEEVEAVTALASLSVGILAEERPSKQLVEEEEPMNL
- the HDAC7 gene encoding histone deacetylase 7 isoform X23 — protein: MHSPGAGCPRPRADTPGPQPQPMDLRVGQRPTVEPPPEPTLLALQHPPRLHHHLFLTGLQPQRSAEPMRVGQQEQELRQLLHKDKSKRSAVASSVVKQKLAEVILKKQQAALERTVHPNSPSIPYRTLEPLETEGAARSMLSSFLPPVPSLPSDPPEHFPLRKTVSEPNLKLRYKPKKSLERRKNPLLRKESAPPSLRRRPAETLGDSSPSSSSTPASGCSSPNDSEHGPGPGLGTEALLGQRLRLQETSVAPFALPTVSLLPAITLGLPAPARADGDHRTHLTLGPRGPVLGSPHAPLFLPHGLEPEAGGPLPSRLQPILLLDPSAPHAPLLTVPGLGPLPFHFAQSFLTTERLSGSGLHRPLSRTRSEPLPPSATAPPPLGPLQPRLERLKPHIQLTKVFLWDHQRLAGRLPRGSTGDSVLLPLAQGSHRPLSRAQSSPAAPASLPTPEPASQARVLPSSETPARTLPFTTGLVYDSVMLKHQCSCGDNSRHPEHAGRIQSIWSRLQERGLRSQCECLRGRKASLEELQSVHSERHVLLYGTNPLSRLKLDNGKLAGLLAQRMFVMLPCGGVGVDTDTIWNELHSSNAARWAAGSVTDLAFKVASRELKNGFAVVRPPGHHADHSTAMGFCFFNSVAIACRQLQQQGKASKILIVDWDVHHGNGTQQTFYQDPSVLYISLHRHDDGNFFPGSGAVDEVGAGSGEGFNVNVAWAGGLDPPMGDPEYLAAFRIVVMPVAREFSPDLVLVSAGFDAAEGHPAPLGGYHVSAKCFGYMTQQLMSLAGGAVVLALEGGHDLTAICDASEACVAALLGNKVDPLSEEGWKQKPNLNAIRSLEAVIRVHSKYWGCMQRLASCPDSWVPRLPGADAEEVEAVTALASLSVGILAEERPSKQLVEEEEPMNL
- the HDAC7 gene encoding histone deacetylase 7 isoform X19 gives rise to the protein MVNFPSQGLELLEQGSEGCPRPRADTPGPQPQPMDLRVGQRPTVEPPPEPTLLALQHPPRLHHHLFLTGLQPQRSAEPMRLSMDAPMPELQVGQQEQELRQLLHKDKSKRSAVASSVVKQKLAEVILKKQQAALERTVHPNSPSIPYRTLEPLETEGAARSMLSSFLPPVPSLPSDPPEHFPLRKTVSEPNLKLRYKPKKSLERRKNPLLRKESAPPSLRRRPAETLGDSSPSSSSTPASGCSSPNDSEHGPGPGLGTEADGDHRTHLTLGPRGPVLGSPHAPLFLPHGLEPEAGGPLPSRLQPILLLDPSAPHAPLLTVPGLGPLPFHFAQSFLTTERLSGSGLHRPLSRTRSEPLPPSATAPPPLGPLQPRLERLKPHIQLTKRPAKSEKPRLRQIPSAEDLETDGGGVGPVGDDGLEHRESSHGHHEARGPVPLQQHQQGSHRPLSRAQSSPAAPASLPTPEPASQARVLPSSETPARTLPFTTGLVYDSVMLKHQCSCGDNSRHPEHAGRIQSIWSRLQERGLRSQCECLRGRKASLEELQSVHSERHVLLYGTNPLSRLKLDNGKLAGLLAQRMFVMLPCGGVGVDTDTIWNELHSSNAARWAAGSVTDLAFKVASRELKNGFAVVRPPGHHADHSTAMGFCFFNSVAIACRQLQQQGKASKILIVDWDVHHGNGTQQTFYQDPSVLYISLHRHDDGNFFPGSGAVDEVGAGSGEGFNVNVAWAGGLDPPMGDPEYLAAFRIVVMPVAREFSPDLVLVSAGFDAAEGHPAPLGGYHVSAKCFGYMTQQLMSLAGGAVVLALEGGHDLTAICDASEACVAALLGNKVDPLSEEGWKQKPNLNAIRSLEAVIRVHSKYWGCMQRLASCPDSWVPRLPGADAEEVEAVTALASLSVGILAEERPSKQLVEEEEPMNL
- the HDAC7 gene encoding histone deacetylase 7 isoform X4, with product MGCPRPRADTPGPQPQPMDLRVGQRPTVEPPPEPTLLALQHPPRLHHHLFLTGLQPQRSAEPMRLSMDAPMPELQVGQQEQELRQLLHKDKSKRSAVASSVVKQKLAEVILKKQQAALERTVHPNSPSIPYRTLEPLETEGAARSMLSSFLPPVPSLPSDPPEHFPLRKTVSEPNLKLRYKPKKSLERRKNPLLRKESAPPSLRRRPAETLGDSSPSSSSTPASGCSSPNDSEHGPGPGLGTEALLGQRLRLQETSVAPFALPTVSLLPAITLGLPAPARADGDHRTHLTLGPRGPVLGSPHAPLFLPHGLEPEAGGPLPSRLQPILLLDPSAPHAPLLTVPGLGPLPFHFAQSFLTTERLSGSGLHRPLSRTRSEPLPPSATAPPPLGPLQPRLERLKPHIQLTKRPAKSEKPRLRQIPSAEDLETDGGGVGPVGDDGLEHRESSHGHHEARGPVPLQQHQQVFLWDHQRLAGRLPRGSTGDSVLLPLAQGSHRPLSRAQSSPAAPASLPTPEPASQARVLPSSETPARTLPFTTGLVYDSVMLKHQCSCGDNSRHPEHAGRIQSIWSRLQERGLRSQCECLRGRKASLEELQSVHSERHVLLYGTNPLSRLKLDNGKLAGLLAQRMFVMLPCGGVGVDTDTIWNELHSSNAARWAAGSVTDLAFKVASRELKNGFAVVRPPGHHADHSTAMGFCFFNSVAIACRQLQQQGKASKILIVDWDVHHGNGTQQTFYQDPSVLYISLHRHDDGNFFPGSGAVDEVGAGSGEGFNVNVAWAGGLDPPMGDPEYLAAFRIVVMPVAREFSPDLVLVSAGFDAAEGHPAPLGGYHVSAKCFGYMTQQLMSLAGGAVVLALEGGHDLTAICDASEACVAALLGNKVDPLSEEGWKQKPNLNAIRSLEAVIRVHSKYWGCMQRLASCPDSWVPRLPGADAEEVEAVTALASLSVGILAEERPSKQLVEEEEPMNL
- the HDAC7 gene encoding histone deacetylase 7 isoform X16 produces the protein MVNFPSQGLELLEQGSEGCPRPRADTPGPQPQPMDLRVGQRPTVEPPPEPTLLALQHPPRLHHHLFLTGLQPQRSAEPMRLSMDAPMPELQVGQQEQELRQLLHKDKSKRSAVASSVVKQKLAEVILKKQQAALERTVHPNSPSIPYRTLEPLETEGAARSMLSSFLPPVPSLPSDPPEHFPLRKTVSEPNLKLRYKPKKSLERRKNPLLRKESAPPSLRRRPAETLGDSSPSSSSTPASGCSSPNDSEHGPGPGLGTEALLGQRLRLQETSVAPFALPTVSLLPAITLGLPAPARADGDHRTHLTLGPRGPVLGSPHAPLFLPHGLEPEAGGPLPSRLQPILLLDPSAPHAPLLTVPGLGPLPFHFAQSFLTTERLSGSGLHRPLSRTRSEPLPPSATAPPPLGPLQPRLERLKPHIQLTKVFLWDHQRLAGRLPRGSTGDSVLLPLAQGSHRPLSRAQSSPAAPASLPTPEPASQARVLPSSETPARTLPFTTGLVYDSVMLKHQCSCGDNSRHPEHAGRIQSIWSRLQERGLRSQCECLRGRKASLEELQSVHSERHVLLYGTNPLSRLKLDNGKLAGLLAQRMFVMLPCGGVGVDTDTIWNELHSSNAARWAAGSVTDLAFKVASRELKNGFAVVRPPGHHADHSTAMGFCFFNSVAIACRQLQQQGKASKILIVDWDVHHGNGTQQTFYQDPSVLYISLHRHDDGNFFPGSGAVDEVGAGSGEGFNVNVAWAGGLDPPMGDPEYLAAFRIVVMPVAREFSPDLVLVSAGFDAAEGHPAPLGGYHVSAKCFGYMTQQLMSLAGGAVVLALEGGHDLTAICDASEACVAALLGNKVDPLSEEGWKQKPNLNAIRSLEAVIRVHSKYWGCMQRLASCPDSWVPRLPGADAEEVEAVTALASLSVGILAEERPSKQLVEEEEPMNL